Part of the Lolium rigidum isolate FL_2022 chromosome 6, APGP_CSIRO_Lrig_0.1, whole genome shotgun sequence genome, GACTCCGCCAAAGATCAACGAGAAAACCAGAGGAATAATCAGGTCATTGCCTTCTGTTGATCTAGTATAACATTCAAGATCCTTCCAGGCACATAAATCCTCTTCTTGATGACCTTCCCATCCAAATATTTGGAGAGTTTCTCGTCTGAGGCAGCTTTTTCGAACGCATCATCCCCAGAGCACTCCTTGTCGACAAGGATTGTACCCCTGGTCTTCCCGTTGATTTGTACCGGGAGTACGACCTCTGATTCCTTCAAATACTCATCTTTTGCCTGGACAGGAAAGAAACAAATCTAAATATTTTCTGATATGCCACAAAACAAAATTTAAAACCATGGGCATATATATCAGACTAGTGATCCAGAAGATGCTCCTTAATAAAGAGTACTCTTCAGGTCACTCATCAGTAGTTTCTACTACCTAATATCTATGAAGTTTTATTTATATCCGCCCACCTACCAATCAAAGCAATGAAATCTTTCTGACTAAATTTTCATCTTAATGGATCTGCAACATATGCTCACTTGGCAGCAAGGGAAAATGATGTACAAAAGCGGGGCCGGTTTTAGCTTACCTCTGGGAACTGTTCATAGGCCAATGATTGTGAGTGGCCAAGACGAAACCAAAGCTCCTCGGCCAAGTGTGGTGCAAATGGTGCAAGCAGCAGAACAAACGAGTCTATAACTGACTTCGGTTGGGTGTCCCACTGTAGAGAAAAAGAGCATTGTGTCAGATTCTTCAGAAATTGATGTCGGGTGTACAGTCAGAGAAGCTAAAAGGCATGCTTAGTAGAATGTTTTGTTGCCAGTGCTATGTGAAACCAAGCAACCTATGAATTTTACCGAGGCGAGTTTTGAGATTCTGTGCCCATTAATACTTTACCAAAGTATGACCTGAgcacattaatgaagaaatactgcaGCATTGAAGTGAATGTGCAGTTGTGCACAGTTGACTCGTTACAGGAaacaacatactccctccgtccattaatAGATGTCCGATGGTTCGtttaaattcgaatgtatctatgcactaaagtgtatctagatacatttgaatttagacaaacttttgacaTCAAAAGatggacggaggtagtacataAGATTGCACAGATTTGAATAAATGCAGTACATCTGGGTGAACTAGTGTTTCGACAGATAACTGATGCAACAGAAAACTGTGGGCACTCATCTTTGGGAGTAGAAAATGGATGTGTAAAATGGATCACAGATGCTTAACCCTtcaaggggaggggagagggtacACAATTTATATAATTGCGCATGCAAAAATGATGCCTGAATTTACCTTGTACGCAGCATTCACAAATTCCATCATTGCAGAAATTGCAGTATTAAACCTTGTTTCTTGAATTTCCTCTGAGACCTACAAACGGGATATTCATGGTATTTAGGAGTCAACCAGTAATCATCACAGCAGCATGACTTGAAGGTTTGAGACTAAGATGGTACTGAAGATTTTGATAATACAATATCGGTAAAAGAGTAGCGGACCATTGTAACATCAGGAAAAGCTTTCTGTGAGGAAAAAAAGTTCATCTGGAAGCAGATACAGAAGTAGGGCAGTAAGGTTTGTCCGATTTGGTTCACCCCCATACTGGAATTATAATGAGTTCCAAAATATTTAAAACCACAGGTGGTATGGGTTAGGGAACAAATTTACAGATTCATTTTTCCCACACCAAACCAAATGCATCACttatgttttactttaaagctgaAACATGGTAGAAGTTCTAAAACCAAACAGACGACCCTAATAAGCCCAACAAGTTGCATGATTTTCATTTCGAAGTTCATAAGTGAAAAAATGTTATTCAACCTGGTGACAGCTGTGACCTACCCTTGCTATGCACTTGTGAAGAACTCGAAGCTGCTCAAAGGTTGGTTTGTCATCAGTGGCCATAGTTCCATCTTTATATGATCCATCCGGTAAAGGTGCGCCAACTACGAGTCTCCAAGTCCTTCCAAGAAACCGATGCACACCTTCAATTCCACCAGTGCTCCATGTTTTTGAATCTCTGCATGGATCAAATAATCTGTTAACTTTCCGAAAATGGTTGACTAGATTGTAAAAATCAATAGGTGAAAAAGAAAATGATGCACCTCAATGGTCCCATAAACATTTCATATAGGCGTAGAGAATCAGCACCGTATTCTGAAACCACATCATCAGGGTTGATGACGTTTCCTCGACTTTTACTCATTTTGTAGGCACGGGCATTTAAACGTATGTTTGGATCGTCCTTCAGCACATAATGATCTCCAACTTTTGTGATCTTAAGAACACAGAAGCAAATCAAAAGTGAATCTCCAAAACTTTTATCACCCCAACTGAACACAACGACCAGAGCATACCTTATCTGCTGAAACTTTTTCTTGGTAGCAATCAGCTAAGCTTGAACCTGAATCTGCAGAAATCCACCTGCCTTCGTTGTCTCTATATGCAGTATACTCAACCTGTTATGACATCCATCACTTAGGAACAGCAAAATGCATGACAAAGATGTAAAACGTCTGAAAGAAAGTTGCACCACCTACTTCTCCCAGTATTAGTCCTTGGTTTATCAGGCATTTGAAGGGCTCTTTGGTGGAGACCACGCCAATATCATACAGAACCTAGAGATATAATTTGGTTAGAAGAAACATAGAGCCAACAGATACTACTAGATTTTTGTTCTATATAATAAGCCTACATCATAATAATTGATGGTACAAGCAGAGAGAAAAACCATAATGAACCCGAAAGAGTTGGTGCCCATATATACTGCACGCAGAATTTATATTATCGGTATGTTAGCTGAAGAGGCACCCGATTCAGATATCTCATATTGCTTTTAGATTTCATGCACAAACGAACCAAACCCAACCTCAATCAGCAAAATCTCATACAATTGCACAGGTAGCAAGCTCATAACACATATATGAACAAATGAAGGCACATAATTTGCATATATTCCATAAAATAGGTCATAAACATTCACATGGCCTTCAATGGAATTATAAAAGGGTGGCTGTTTGTATTACAAAAAAGCAGAACCTTATGCCAAAATCTTGCATACAACAAATGCAAGACAGAGTGTTCGGCACCTCCGACGTAGATGTCAACTGGACTCCAATAACTGCATGATATAAAAAAGAAGTTACACTGTTATGACTGGCCTGTCATATACTAGGAGGGGGCCCAACCATGGGcccaattaggggcttagccaatTTATTTTTATCTCTTTTCAGCTCATAAATACTAGTTGTAATCAGACGTGATGAATCAAGCAACAATCAcatcattattgccgactcccaaaGGAGTCGGTCtctcctaaccctagccgccgccgcctccttgcgccgccgccacggcgccCTGTCGCCGGCGCCCTCCCCTCGGCCACGCCAGCTTTCCTCTTTCCCCTACAACCTACGCCCTAGACACGGTAGAACCCCAGCTCCTACCATACACACACATCTCTTAAGAGATGAtatgaaagaaagaaagaagcacCTTTCTTTAGCCTTATCAACCAATGTGCTGGAATTTTTTGGATCCATGAATCTCAAATAGTACCTGCATAACCATTTAAAAATATCACAAACACAACACGAAAAGGGCATGCTTAACAGCAAGGGGATAAAGGTTTGTCCATTGTACGATGGTGTTAGCAATTGCAATATTAAGCAAACATGGACAACTTTACACGCTTTGGTTGTGCACACCACAAGTTCCCACTATAAAACAGAACTTTTGCCATACTTACGGAGCATTAACTTAGTATAAATCACTGAAATTACATCATGGCAAAATTTACCAGCATGAACCAGCCCATTGTGGCATGGTGCTTGTTTCCCTTGTTGCAGATCTCCCAGTTATAAGGTCAGTGGTTTTAACCTGAAAAGGCAGAAAACACTTTAATAGTATGTACGAGCAAAATTAAAGGATACTCAATACATATGTTCATGCAAATTCACTAACAGCAGTATCTTACATTAGATCTCATGACCCTCAAGTTGTCAGTTGTTCTTCAcagttttcaaacaaataataAGGAGTACTTTACATTATCCAATTCATCTAGCTTGCTCATTCAAAAACACAAAATATAAATGACGCGGAACAGTCCAACTAACATAAAACTTTCAGGGACTGTGTTCCTCCGAGCCATCTTTGAGCTTTATGTTTTCTCATGCATTGTTTTAACTTCACAAGATGTAGAGGTGGGATTAACTATTTAGCATTTGTTGTCCTCTATTTTTATTCTAACCGTCACACCAGTATGCTTATTCTATTTGTTCCAATATGGTTCATAGACATGCAACAACTAGAGAAGATTTTTCGAGGAAAAACGAGAAGTTCTTAGTATTACACAACGACATCATAGTTTCTCAGCATTAAAAATGTTGCACACACATACCCAATCTGTTGCTTTGGTCAAAGGGGGCTCCCCAGTACCAGTGGGGGTGAAGTCATCCAGTTCAGGAAGAGTTAAAGGTAACTCATTTTCTGAAAGAGGCACCATTTCATTGGTATCATCAAGGTAAATCAAAGGGAAAGGTTCCCCCCAATAGCGCTGTCTAGCAAAAAGCCAGTCACGAAGCTTGTAGTTTACCTGGTAATTGGGTCTGCTCAATTAGTTCATCACGAAAGCAGCACACAGAATATTGTTCTATGATGAAGTGGGAAAAATAATGCACCTTTTTCTTTCCAAATCCATTACTCTCTACCCAATCTGTAACTTTCAGAGCAGCATCTTGTGAAAGCATACCATCGATATTTAATCCAGATGAAGAACTGGATGAGTTTATCATGATACCATCATCTGCATAAGCCTCCTCGGGATCACAATTGCCATTCGGCGGACTTACAACCTTAATGATTGGAAGCTCGTATTTCAAGGCAAATTCGTGGTCACGAGAATCATGTGCAGGCACTGCCATGATAGCCCCGGTGCCATAGCTGCAAAGATGTTAAGAACCACTAAAAACACAATAATGATAATGCTGATAGACAACACAACATAAAAAAGACACAAAAAAACAAAGATAAATTGACAAACCTTGCTAAGACATAATCTGCCACCCAAATTGGGATGATCTCCCCAGTTGCTGGGTTCTTAGCATAAGAACCACTAAAAACTCCAGTTTTTTCTTTCTGTAATTCAGTTCTCTCAAGTTCACTCTTTCTAGCTGCAACTTCTGTGTATTCCTCTACCTACTTTTCCAAAGTCCATATTAAAGTTGAATAATGTGAAGTTGAGGAAACGACGAGAAAATATACATACATGCACACGTTGTCCCTCAGATGTTAGAGATGGCAATGAAACATGTTCAGGTGCTACAACAAGATATCTGGAGTAGAAAAACAAAATGCAGTTCAATATTGTCATCTGGGTCTAGAAGCTGTAAATAGTTGGCACCGACAAAAAAAAGGAGAATACTCACGTTGCACCAAAAATCGTGTCAGGCCTTGTTGTATAAACTGTCAATATAGCCCCTAAATCATGTCCCTCCTGGTCAACTGCACAAAATTCAAGCTCAGCACCTTCTGATCTCCCTATCCAATTTCTTTGCATTTCTTTTATGCTCTCAGGCCAGTCGAGATCATCCAAATCTTCAAGAAGCCGATCAGCATAAGATGTTATCCTCAGCATCCACTGGCGCATTGGCTACACAACAGAAGATAAGGTGGATAATGAAATGTGTTTTTTGCATATAGGTGCCGAGCAACAGGTACATTAACATGGCAGAGCctagataaaaaaaaaacaataagctAAACTGACAGCAGAATGAGTTACACAGTTTCCACATCATACCTTTCTTATAACAGGATAACCACCTCGTTCACTGACACCATCAATTACTTCTTCATTCGCCAGAACAGTCCCAAGTGCAGGGCACCAATTAACCGGTACCTCAGCCTGATTGTAAGATATCAATGCCAGCCTAAAAATCATTGAAAACCAAAGATACAACACTAAGAACATAAAACAGAATcgtaaaaacaaatggtacagagCAGATAGTCACTTGAAATaaagaaatgaaaaagaagaaCAGTGTCAAATCAAATGATAAACATGCTTGAAACTCGAAATATCCAACAAACGAGACATCAGTAGCTCTGACCTGGTAAGCCAGCCCTCTTTTCAGAAGTTGAAGAAAAATCCATTGCGTCCATTTATAGTAGGTCGGTTCTGTTGTGGAGATTTCACGATCCCAGTCGTATGAAAAACCTAATGATTTAAGCTGCAACACAAGAAAGAATTCAATTAATGAATCACTAATAGTCAAGGTACTACACTGAAAAAAATTTACACTTGCTTCCATAAGAATAGTGTTTTTATATCAATATTCCATCCATGTTTCATGGTAATTACAAATGAAGGAGCAAGTAGTTGCAAACTGCATGACTTATAATGCATGGAGAACTTTTAGGCTATGAGCCACGGGACATGCATGGCAAGGGTACAGCTAATAGCAAAGATTTCATGCTGACCAATCAAAACAAGAACCCTATGAGCATCACAGATCACACAGGAAGATCCCATCCCATCTACTAAGAGTCATACAAGTTGTTCATAAGTCTAGCAATGCAACTAAAAACACCTTAGCAGTGATTCCGCTACCAACCAGGGGCGGACCCAAGTACATGCGAGTGGGGGCATAGGCCCCCACTCAATTTATTGAATTCCTTtagaatttgttcaaattttgaaagaaAATCGTTCAAGTTTAGCTAAATTATGCAAAGATGCCCCCAGTCAAATGTTGTGCCCCCGGTCAGATTTTCGTCTGGGTCCGCCActgctaccaacatcttgtttggCTAAAAACAGTACTGCTATATTTGCGATGTAGCTCAGGTATCGTGCCTAACTTAGTAGCAGAGCTAATCCAGACAGTGTGTAGTGCTCTGTTCTGTTTATGCAACCTAATACAGGTATCGAGCTTGACTTGCTACTGTAAATATGCAACATCTAGCAGACGTAAGGAGCAAAAGATACAATGTAGAACGAAGTGCACTACAGTATTACCTGTGTGCGGAAGCGGTCAATGTTCCGTGCCGTTGTAATCTTGGGGTGAGTTCCCGTCTGCGCACAGAGTACACCATTCAGATCATAGCAACACACAAACTTACAGAGGATAATAAGCTCAGCAACGAGAACGAGGAAGAGGGCTTGACTTACCTGGATAGCATACTGCTCGGCAGGAAGACCAAATGCATCCCATCCCATTGGATGCAACACATTGAAGCCTTGCATACGCTTGAATCTCGACAAAATGTCGGTCGCCGTGTACCCGAGGGGGTGTCCGACATGCAGTCCAGCCCCACTGCATGGCAAGTTGCAAAATCATGTGAACCACGACGAACATTTATCTACCTTAAGAGTGGGATTCAATtcaggatgagtttatgcatgcaGAAAAACTAAATTTCAGCATTGAGGCCTTCGTGGCTAAATTTTGGCTTTGTGTGCCACATGATGTAAGGGCCAGGAGATTGATACTTGCACTATCTAGAAAAAAACATAATCGGCCTAGTACTATCCTACTACTAGACGACGGGACAAGAACGGGGGCATATACTGTGAACTAGGCTAATTAGGTGTAATGATGTAATAGGCAGGTGATTACCATTTCTATCATGTTATGGATAACGAAACTCAGGAAGTAAAAGATGACAACTCTGACGATATGAACTGGTGCTATTCATACTCGGTTTTGTCTATTTTGCTCATGGAGCTATGAAACAGATTTGGATTTGAAATTTTGAGACACGGTTGATATATATCGTGTCCATGTCTAGGACTTTTTTCATGTTTCTTCAAGATTTCTATATGTGCATTTTGACTAGCTAGTGCACTAGTACACCTCATGTGCCCAGCTCACCCCAATATGTCCTTGACCATCGCAGCCCAACTACACCACTTCATGCAATTGCAAAGACCAATGTACACCACGTCAAGATAAATTCAAACAATCCGAGCCCAAATTCGCGGTGGGGTAAGCAGAAATTGAACAAATCCATAATAACGATTTGTCTCTTAATTTTATAAAATTCATGCACAAGTTCGTGGTGGAGTAGAGTAGCCACGCACACACACAGCCATAGCGAACTCGAACAATTCGACGCGGGGAGGAGGGACGCGGATAACTACCTCGGGTAGGGGAACATGTCGAGGATGTAGCACTTGGGCTTGGAGGTGTCGAGGCCGTCGCCAACGTCCGGGGTGCGGAACGTGCGGCGCTCCTCCCAGTGCGCCTGCCACCTCGGCTCGATCTCGTCGTACGGGTACGCCCTCCTCGCCTGCGCCTGAGCCTGAGCCTTCCCCGCGTCGGCGCAGCGGCAGAGGCGGAGGCGGGCTCGGCGCGGCGGGAGGCCGCGCAGGGGGcggtggaaggcggcggcgagggcgggaGGCCGCGCGGGGAGCCGGAGCGGCGGGTGCGTCGTGAGAGCCATCGTGGTGGGAGTGGGGGTGTGAGCGGGGTGTGGAGAAATATGAAGCGGagcgggaggaagacgacgagcttGGGATAAGGTTTTGGAATTTGCTATTGGCATTGTTTTTTGGGGAATTTTACTTTTTGCCCCTGTTTAGTTGGTACTTCTACAATTTGCCCTCATTTACTTTGTCACTTATTTTTTGCCCCACATTACTTTAGTCTTTGATTTTTTGCCCCTTTTGAATTATTCtaatttattttcttttgttttgaggATAAGGCTACAACTTGAAGACTATCATACCCCTATCTACTTCTTCTCTTCACACTGACACCGCCGGCGATGTCCTAGGACGTGATTAGATGCCCACGGAAGAGGAGCCGCAAGACGCTTGCGGCGCGCGATCGAGGATGTCCGAGTCAAGGTTGAGGCGCGCGCCAGCGGAACCGGCAGGAGGCGCGAACAGCagagggcgggcggcggcggcgtcgagcgcGGCCGGCGGTCGAGCAGGCGCGCGGCCGTGGGGAGACGTGCGGCCAAGCGGACGCGCGCGAGATGGAGACGAGAGGCGAGGTACTGAGGCACTAGCGAGtagcgacggcggcgggcgggaGGTGCAAACGGCGGCGGGCGGGAGGTGCAAACGGCGGCGAGGAACTGTCGGCCTCGGGTGAGAGGAACGAGGAGCGGGCGAGCGGCGGTCGCTCGCGAGCTCAGCAGAGCAGGAGCGAGCTAGGGAAGAAGGCAATCACGTACGGGCGGTTGTGCGTAGAGGGATCCGGCCATGGAAGTTGGCCTCGGGAAGAAGATAAGGAAAGGGGCAAGTTGGACATTTCACGTGGGCCTAATCTGGTTGAGGGCAAAAAATCAAAGACTAAAGTAATGTGGGGTAAAAAATAAGTGACAAAGTAAATGAGGGCAAATTGTAGAAGTGTCAAGTAAACAggggcaaaaaataaaatccccCTTGTTTTTTCTGAAATGTAAACATTTAAACTAAAATGAGTTGTTTACTATTCTGAAATAAACATAAAATAGAGTAGTAATATGTGTTGCACAGAAAATAAACCAAAATGGGATGTACTCAATCCGAGTAAAGTAaaagggatcggagggagtactatagttTTTTATCGAGAATTGTATAAAGTATTCAAAAAACTAATTTGTATTTGAT contains:
- the LOC124659092 gene encoding leucine--tRNA ligase, chloroplastic/mitochondrial-like — encoded protein: MALTTHPPLRLPARPPALAAAFHRPLRGLPPRRARLRLCRCADAGKAQAQAQARRAYPYDEIEPRWQAHWEERRTFRTPDVGDGLDTSKPKCYILDMFPYPSGAGLHVGHPLGYTATDILSRFKRMQGFNVLHPMGWDAFGLPAEQYAIQTGTHPKITTARNIDRFRTQLKSLGFSYDWDREISTTEPTYYKWTQWIFLQLLKRGLAYQAEVPVNWCPALGTVLANEEVIDGVSERGGYPVIRKPMRQWMLRITSYADRLLEDLDDLDWPESIKEMQRNWIGRSEGAELEFCAVDQEGHDLGAILTVYTTRPDTIFGATYLVVAPEHVSLPSLTSEGQRVHVEEYTEVAARKSELERTELQKEKTGVFSGSYAKNPATGEIIPIWVADYVLASYGTGAIMAVPAHDSRDHEFALKYELPIIKVVSPPNGNCDPEEAYADDGIMINSSSSSSGLNIDGMLSQDAALKVTDWVESNGFGKKKVNYKLRDWLFARQRYWGEPFPLIYLDDTNEMVPLSENELPLTLPELDDFTPTGTGEPPLTKATDWVKTTDLITGRSATRETSTMPQWAGSCWYYLRFMDPKNSSTLVDKAKESYWSPVDIYVGGAEHSVLHLLYARFWHKVLYDIGVVSTKEPFKCLINQGLILGEVEYTAYRDNEGRWISADSGSSLADCYQEKVSADKITKVGDHYVLKDDPNIRLNARAYKMSKSRGNVINPDDVVSEYGADSLRLYEMFMGPLRDSKTWSTGGIEGVHRFLGRTWRLVVGAPLPDGSYKDGTMATDDKPTFEQLRVLHKCIARVSEEIQETRFNTAISAMMEFVNAAYKWDTQPKSVIDSFVLLLAPFAPHLAEELWFRLGHSQSLAYEQFPEAKDEYLKESEVVLPVQINGKTRGTILVDKECSGDDAFEKAASDEKLSKYLDGKVIKKRIYVPGRILNVILDQQKAMT